The Magnolia sinica isolate HGM2019 chromosome 9, MsV1, whole genome shotgun sequence genome contains a region encoding:
- the LOC131256650 gene encoding uncharacterized protein LOC131256650 has protein sequence MQLASNDSQEEGISETQPILQRPLNVIVSKESISSCEIRTVGGDYLVDEDCQRLDIDEHCSLVNEDQPQCRICLDIGGEDLIAPCHCRGTQKYVHRSCLDHWRSTKEGYAFSHCTECKAVFILRANVPPDRWWLRLKFKLLVVRDLAFIFVIVQLVVALLGMLVYKFYGDELREMFGYEEHPFGFYAMGVLAVILVGLLYGFFIAIICGQRINERHYHVLAKQELTKEYVVESREGNKNPPELDPSHVTELRMLGLY, from the exons ATGCAGTTAGCGTCAAATGATAGTCAGGAAGAAGGCATTTCAGAGACACAGCCCATATTGCAACGACCTCTCAATGTCATCGTATCCAAGGAATCCATATCTTCATGTGAAATTAGAACCGTGGGTGGTGACTATTTGGTGGACGAAGATTGTCAAAGACTTGACATTGATGAACACTGCAGTCTGGTGAATGAGGACCAACCACAATGTCGTATTTGCCTTGATATTGGAG GTGAAGATCTGATTGCACCATGCCATTGTAGAGGCACTCAGAAGTATGTGCATCGGTCTTGTCTTGATCATTGGAGATCAACTAAG GAGGGTTATGCCTTTTCCCACTGTACAGAGTGCAAGGCTGTCTTCATTTTGCGTGCAAATGTGCCACCAGATCGCTGGTGGTTGAGGCTGAAGTTCAAGCTCCTTGTTGTTAGAGACCTTGCATTCATTTTTGTTATTGTACAGTTG GTTGTGGCATTGTTGGGTATGCTGGTGTACAAGTTCTATGGAGATGAACTTCGTGAGATGTTTGGTTATGAAGAGCACCCGTTTGGATTTTATGCAATGGGAG TCTTAGCTGTTATTTTGGTGGGATTGCTCTATGGGTTCTTCATAGCAATAATCTGTGGACAGAGGATCAATGAACGACACTACCATGTCCTTGCCAAACAAGAACTAACAAAG GAATACGTGGTAGAAAGTCGAGAAGGTAATAAGAATCCGCCTGAGCTTGATCCAAGCCACGTCACAGAGCTAAGGATGTTGGGACTCTATTAG
- the LOC131256651 gene encoding uncharacterized protein LOC131256651, producing the protein MARILSSQTLLHARKSIPFSPSSHRLLNLRNRSNRSEKSPQSAQLIEVDLESDAEIEVLGMRRLEDAIHGIIVRRSAPDWLPFIPGSSYWVPPRARPLGVVELVGRLANPLTEEETLSLSTVRGWPSASYFVEGASPHPVKRRSKKKTSHSEDEEG; encoded by the exons ATGGCTCGAATTCTCTCCTCCCAAACCCTACTCCATGCTCGGAAATCCATCCCTTTCTCGCCTTCTTCCCATCGCCTCTTGAATCTTCGAAACCGCTCGAACCGATCCGAGAAATCGCCGCAATCTGCACAGCTGATCGAGGTAGATCTCGAATCGGACGCCGAGATCGAGGTCCTCGGGATGCGGCGCCTCGAGGACGCCATCCACGGCATCATCGTCCGACGATCCGCGCCTGATTGGCTCCCATTCATCCCAGGATCGTCTTACTGGGTCCCACCACGGGCCCGGCCGCTCGGTGTCGTTGAGCTCGTCGGTCGGCTTGCCAACCCCCTGACGGAGGAGGAGACACTGTCGCTGTCAACTGTCCGGGGTTGGCCCTCCGCATCATACTTCGTTGAAG GTGCGTCACCACATCCAgtgaagagaagatcaaagaaaAAGACCTCGCACTCTGAGGATGAAGAAGGCTGA